A stretch of Haloprofundus halophilus DNA encodes these proteins:
- a CDS encoding HEAT repeat domain-containing protein, whose product MTDGDDETPTEAPDEESATDASSEITPESLDERLDTAEEKLDAAETEADLDEAEETLDIIAADLEAAELPEPDDEDEESPREELESRLSDLRDDLESQRGPYAEEVVENVEESKTKIEDTRWTDRGEAEVADAVESFLDTVAEIFEEDDESDAVVDAAVSTGDESDLVSALDAVAKTVESASLDPDEDEETIASLLEATETLQSDLEDAQEWDDLETREQLEAEGFYDVLGHYKDYPPEWSALKEHEKRGNVEMVLLALDSLQSDFMEEHCLEAITRMNDARAFDAMHQRAQKRDKPSIRALGKMGSGALDAVETLVDYVDTDKDPALQKVTFKALGEIGSEEATQPLADKLVMDNDHVRPHAARALGLIGDTRAVDPLTDTLEDDASPNVRASAAWALRQIGTEKALKTVAEHTDDDSFIVQHEVDQAKQSLDTTTPTA is encoded by the coding sequence ATGACTGACGGGGACGACGAGACGCCCACCGAGGCGCCCGACGAGGAGTCGGCCACCGACGCATCCTCCGAGATTACGCCCGAGAGCCTCGACGAGCGCCTCGACACCGCCGAGGAGAAACTCGACGCGGCGGAGACGGAGGCTGACCTCGACGAGGCCGAAGAGACGCTCGACATCATCGCCGCCGACCTCGAAGCAGCCGAGCTGCCCGAGCCGGACGACGAGGACGAGGAGAGCCCGCGAGAGGAGCTCGAGTCGCGGCTCTCGGACCTGCGAGACGACCTCGAATCCCAGCGCGGACCGTACGCCGAGGAGGTCGTCGAGAACGTCGAAGAGTCGAAGACGAAAATCGAGGATACGCGGTGGACCGACCGCGGTGAGGCCGAAGTCGCCGACGCCGTCGAGTCGTTCCTCGACACGGTCGCCGAAATCTTCGAGGAGGACGACGAAAGCGACGCCGTCGTCGACGCGGCCGTCTCCACCGGCGACGAGAGCGACCTCGTCTCGGCGCTCGACGCCGTCGCGAAGACGGTCGAGTCGGCGTCGCTCGACCCCGACGAGGACGAAGAGACCATCGCGTCGCTTCTCGAAGCCACCGAGACGCTCCAATCGGACCTCGAAGACGCCCAGGAGTGGGACGACCTGGAGACGCGCGAACAGCTCGAAGCCGAGGGGTTCTACGACGTACTCGGCCACTACAAGGACTACCCGCCGGAGTGGAGCGCACTGAAGGAGCACGAGAAGCGCGGTAACGTCGAGATGGTGCTGCTCGCGCTCGACAGTCTCCAGTCGGACTTCATGGAGGAACACTGTCTCGAAGCCATCACGCGGATGAACGACGCCCGCGCGTTCGACGCGATGCACCAGCGCGCACAGAAGCGCGACAAGCCGAGCATCAGGGCGCTCGGCAAGATGGGGTCGGGCGCGCTCGACGCCGTCGAGACGCTCGTCGACTACGTCGACACCGACAAGGACCCCGCACTGCAGAAGGTGACGTTCAAAGCGCTCGGCGAGATCGGCAGCGAGGAGGCGACGCAACCGCTGGCCGACAAACTCGTCATGGACAACGACCACGTCCGGCCGCACGCCGCGCGCGCGCTCGGCCTCATCGGCGACACCCGCGCCGTCGACCCGCTGACCGACACGCTCGAAGACGACGCGAGCCCGAACGTCCGCGCGAGCGCCGCGTGGGCGCTCCGCCAGATTGGCACCGAGAAGGCGCTGAAAACCGTCGCCGAGCACACCGACGACGACTCGTTCATCGTCCAACACGAAGTCGACCAGGCGAAGCAGTCGCTCGACACGACGACACCGACGGCGTAA
- a CDS encoding 30S ribosomal protein S3ae — MSERSVSKQKRGKRWYSVLAPEQFDRAELGKTVAEEPEMVYGRTIETTLGELTDDAGANNTKLTFKINDVGSDSAYTEFIQHELTRDYLRSLVRRGASKVEVNITVLTTDDYRVQVQPVAFTTKKADRSQEQAIRRVMIDLVREAAEDRSFEQLIDSVVEGRLSSAIYGEAKTIYPLRRVEVQKLSLEARPEEVEAEEEAAVDVDESDVAEEVAEEAE, encoded by the coding sequence ATGAGCGAACGTTCAGTATCCAAGCAGAAACGAGGCAAGCGATGGTACTCCGTGCTCGCGCCCGAGCAGTTCGACCGGGCCGAACTCGGCAAGACCGTCGCTGAGGAACCGGAGATGGTGTACGGACGCACCATCGAGACCACGCTCGGCGAACTTACCGACGACGCCGGCGCGAACAACACGAAACTCACGTTCAAGATCAACGACGTGGGTTCGGACTCGGCGTACACCGAGTTCATCCAGCACGAACTGACGCGCGACTACCTGCGCAGTCTGGTTCGCCGCGGCGCCTCGAAAGTCGAGGTCAACATCACGGTGCTGACGACCGACGACTACCGCGTCCAGGTCCAGCCCGTGGCGTTCACGACGAAGAAGGCCGACCGCAGCCAGGAGCAGGCGATTCGCCGGGTCATGATCGACCTCGTCCGCGAGGCCGCCGAGGACCGAAGCTTCGAACAGCTCATCGACAGCGTCGTCGAGGGCCGGCTCTCCTCGGCCATCTACGGCGAGGCGAAGACCATCTACCCGCTCCGCCGGGTCGAGGTCCAGAAGCTCTCGCTGGAGGCGCGTCCCGAGGAGGTCGAAGCCGAAGAGGAGGCCGCCGTCGACGTCGACGAGTCCGACGTGGCCGAAGAAGTCGCCGAAGAAGCCGAGTAA
- a CDS encoding thiolase family protein, with protein MERVAIIGASMTRFGQRDAWIRELLAEAGRACLDDAGVAPDAIDHLYVSNMASGEFEGQTGVPNALAHDLAAMPAYTARIDQTSSSGGAGTYAAWQSVASGASEMTLLVGGEKMTHRTTAESTDVIASLTHPVEYKHGVTLPSFAGLTARLYLHEYDAPRESLGKVAVKNHKNGVDNPHAQFRKEVDLDTVLESPVVADPLRLYDFCPITDGSAALLFCPESVAREYTDEYAVVSGIGGATDTHVVHERADPTTMGGVVNSSEIAYEMADLGPDDVDVAELHDMFTILEFLQSEDLGFFEKGEGWKAVEEGVTDRDGELPINTSGGLKSKGHPLGASGVAQVYEIYRQLTRDAGDRQVDADTGLACNVGGFGNCVTTTILEAER; from the coding sequence ATGGAACGCGTAGCGATCATCGGTGCGTCGATGACCCGATTCGGGCAGCGCGACGCCTGGATTCGCGAGTTGCTCGCGGAGGCCGGGCGGGCCTGTCTCGACGACGCGGGCGTCGCACCGGACGCGATAGACCACCTCTACGTCTCGAACATGGCGAGCGGCGAGTTCGAAGGCCAGACGGGCGTCCCGAACGCCCTCGCGCACGACCTCGCGGCGATGCCCGCCTACACCGCGCGCATCGACCAGACCTCGTCGTCGGGCGGCGCGGGCACCTACGCCGCCTGGCAGTCGGTCGCCTCCGGCGCGAGCGAGATGACGCTGCTCGTCGGCGGCGAGAAGATGACCCACCGAACGACGGCCGAATCCACCGACGTCATCGCCTCGCTCACTCATCCCGTCGAGTACAAACACGGCGTCACGCTCCCGAGTTTCGCAGGGCTGACCGCTCGCCTCTACCTCCACGAGTACGACGCCCCCCGCGAGAGCCTCGGCAAGGTCGCGGTGAAGAACCACAAGAACGGCGTCGACAACCCTCACGCGCAGTTCAGAAAGGAGGTCGACCTCGACACTGTCTTGGAGTCGCCGGTCGTCGCCGACCCGCTTCGCCTCTACGACTTCTGTCCCATCACCGACGGGAGCGCGGCGCTGCTGTTCTGCCCCGAGTCGGTCGCCCGCGAGTACACCGACGAGTACGCCGTCGTCTCGGGCATCGGCGGCGCGACCGACACCCACGTCGTCCACGAGCGCGCCGACCCGACGACGATGGGCGGCGTCGTCAACTCCAGCGAGATCGCCTACGAGATGGCCGACCTCGGTCCCGACGACGTCGACGTGGCGGAACTCCACGACATGTTCACTATCCTCGAGTTCCTGCAGTCGGAGGACCTCGGCTTCTTCGAGAAGGGCGAGGGTTGGAAAGCCGTCGAGGAAGGGGTCACCGACCGCGACGGCGAGCTCCCCATCAACACCTCCGGCGGGCTGAAGTCGAAGGGACACCCCCTCGGCGCGTCGGGCGTCGCGCAGGTGTACGAGATTTACAGACAGCTCACCCGCGACGCGGGCGACCGACAGGTCGACGCCGACACCGGCCTGGCGTGCAACGTCGGCGGGTTCGGCAACTGCGTCACCACGACGATTCTGGAGGCGGAACGATGA
- a CDS encoding DUF7504 family protein: MNAPGQKSVTQTLSELKRRGCNILVVGSAALDARQALTRRLLGDAVTESRKRLFVFTDGVYTHERLGNGSRDPDSLRVVSQSAVVRGAAASEGLSGSNLGGPVSREYVEADDLGSLSWAIGDAIAAFEASDGLDAGELRLCFDSLSPLVDDCGVQSVRRFVSVVGGRVGSVAGMAHYHLSVPCDDPLVDELADSFDAVIELRLCDETPEHRWRFPDRALSTEWLAI, encoded by the coding sequence ATGAACGCCCCCGGGCAAAAATCCGTCACTCAGACGCTCTCGGAGTTGAAGCGCCGGGGGTGTAACATCCTCGTAGTCGGGTCCGCAGCACTCGACGCTCGGCAGGCTCTCACCCGCCGACTTCTCGGCGACGCGGTGACCGAGTCGCGCAAACGACTGTTCGTCTTCACCGACGGCGTCTACACCCACGAACGGCTCGGAAACGGGTCTCGGGACCCCGACTCGCTCCGCGTCGTCTCGCAGTCTGCGGTGGTCCGCGGTGCGGCCGCCTCCGAGGGACTCTCGGGGTCGAATCTCGGTGGCCCGGTGTCCAGAGAGTACGTCGAAGCCGACGACCTCGGGTCGCTGTCGTGGGCTATCGGCGACGCCATCGCGGCGTTCGAGGCGTCGGACGGACTCGACGCCGGCGAACTCCGCCTCTGTTTCGACTCGCTGTCGCCGCTCGTCGACGACTGCGGCGTCCAGTCGGTGCGCCGCTTCGTCAGCGTCGTCGGAGGTCGAGTCGGTTCCGTCGCCGGGATGGCGCACTACCACCTCTCGGTTCCCTGCGACGACCCGCTCGTCGACGAACTCGCGGACTCGTTCGACGCCGTCATCGAGCTTCGGCTCTGCGACGAGACGCCGGAACACCGGTGGCGCTTCCCCGACCGAGCGCTCTCGACCGAGTGGCTGGCTATCTGA
- a CDS encoding OB-fold domain-containing protein, translating into MTETRETENPPMEAARYADGSITYPPHPLGPDGKEPVDTVDLSEYSATVVTWTTSTATPPGVRAPNSLAIVEFDVDGEPVRAIGQLDVDGESHGVEIGDEVEPVYAEELRDPDAGIREKESQEWDGYRFRPVR; encoded by the coding sequence ATGACAGAGACCCGCGAGACGGAGAACCCACCCATGGAAGCGGCACGGTACGCCGACGGCAGCATCACGTACCCGCCGCACCCGCTCGGCCCCGACGGAAAAGAACCGGTCGACACCGTCGACCTGAGCGAGTACAGCGCCACCGTCGTCACGTGGACGACGAGCACAGCGACGCCGCCGGGCGTCCGCGCGCCGAACTCGCTGGCCATCGTCGAGTTCGACGTCGACGGCGAACCGGTGCGCGCCATCGGTCAACTCGACGTCGACGGCGAGAGCCACGGGGTCGAAATCGGCGACGAGGTCGAACCCGTCTACGCCGAGGAGCTCCGCGATCCCGACGCCGGCATCCGCGAGAAGGAGAGCCAAGAGTGGGACGGCTACCGGTTCCGACCGGTTCGCTAA
- the dpsA gene encoding DNA starvation/stationary phase protection protein DpsA, giving the protein MSTQKTVRQPADEVEETALRIEKDKAEQIIDALNTDLANAYVLYHQLKKHHWNVEGAEFLELHRFLEEAYEHVEEGADLIAERAQALGGVPVAGPSNQEERATVEFEGEDVYDVRTSLENDLEMYGDIIEDMREHIQLAGNLGDPATEEILRTILVEVEEDAHHIEHYLEDDTLVLEEATH; this is encoded by the coding sequence ATGAGTACCCAGAAAACCGTCCGTCAGCCCGCCGACGAGGTCGAGGAGACGGCGCTCCGCATCGAGAAGGACAAAGCCGAGCAGATAATCGACGCGCTGAACACCGACCTCGCCAACGCGTACGTTCTCTACCACCAACTGAAGAAGCACCACTGGAACGTCGAGGGCGCGGAGTTCCTCGAACTCCACCGCTTCCTCGAGGAGGCGTACGAACACGTCGAAGAAGGTGCGGACCTCATCGCCGAACGCGCGCAGGCGCTCGGGGGCGTCCCCGTCGCCGGTCCGTCGAACCAGGAGGAGCGCGCCACCGTCGAGTTCGAGGGCGAGGACGTGTACGACGTCCGTACCTCGCTGGAAAACGACCTCGAGATGTACGGCGACATCATCGAGGACATGCGCGAGCACATCCAGCTCGCCGGCAACCTCGGCGACCCGGCGACCGAGGAGATACTCCGGACCATTCTGGTCGAAGTCGAAGAGGACGCCCACCACATCGAGCACTACCTCGAAGACGACACGCTCGTGCTCGAAGAAGCGACGCACTGA
- a CDS encoding DUF7547 family protein, with amino-acid sequence MSRRDDDLEELLGELEETLSELRSELREGRAPRRRPFEPPTPRDILRFTEEYTIPTVISTLEATIQALELFRRLLRLADPERAIREESRSARETTRRHADDVGRVAVDGLERALSELQRALSEADLPENGESRDIVEEARQLSRDIEERLADSRRRTRDSERRDRSSDGRPRTTRERGGPMRRNGRDDAFDDGAVRISVSDEESDETDGDDSDDAEWDGDDSDDAERTGDDSDEPPTVDIESELDSIRDEVERAERGEEPRPEDDEE; translated from the coding sequence ATGAGCCGCCGCGACGACGACCTCGAAGAGCTTCTCGGGGAGTTAGAGGAGACGCTGTCGGAACTCCGCTCCGAACTCCGTGAGGGGCGGGCCCCCCGCCGCCGACCCTTCGAACCGCCGACGCCGAGAGACATCCTCCGATTCACCGAGGAGTACACCATCCCGACGGTCATCTCGACGCTGGAGGCGACGATTCAGGCGCTCGAACTGTTCCGGAGACTGCTTCGGCTCGCCGACCCCGAGCGCGCGATACGCGAGGAGAGCAGAAGCGCCCGCGAGACGACCCGTCGTCACGCCGACGACGTGGGCCGCGTCGCCGTCGACGGACTGGAGCGCGCGCTCTCGGAGCTTCAGCGGGCGCTCTCGGAGGCTGATCTCCCCGAGAACGGCGAGTCCCGCGACATCGTCGAAGAGGCGCGACAGCTCTCCAGAGATATCGAAGAGCGTCTCGCCGACAGTCGACGGCGTACCCGCGACTCCGAACGGCGCGACCGCTCGTCGGACGGTCGGCCACGAACGACCCGGGAGCGAGGCGGTCCGATGCGACGAAACGGACGCGACGACGCGTTCGACGACGGTGCGGTCAGAATCTCCGTCAGCGACGAGGAGAGCGACGAAACAGACGGAGACGACTCCGACGACGCCGAATGGGACGGAGACGATTCCGACGACGCTGAACGGACCGGAGACGACTCAGACGAGCCACCGACGGTCGACATCGAGTCGGAGTTGGATTCGATTCGCGACGAGGTCGAGCGAGCGGAGCGCGGCGAGGAGCCCAGACCCGAGGACGACGAGGAGTAA
- a CDS encoding phospholipase D-like domain-containing protein — translation MSRRLAAVCCLLAVCAGVASPALAASTPDAPTNGSTATNGSVAPNGLTTPNGSTVTNGSAPSSDPSGRIVELYPNPVRDGDVGEFVVVETAGGENWTLSDGESTVAVPSSRRVALTSDPEAARNLTDAPVVESALLLSNGGERLVLSRDGHVVDVVGYDSAPSGERWLRDADPHWRPRGFEPRSVPETGAADATTFVLPDAPRVPLETLRDADDRLLLAGYTFTSERAAAALRRANDRGVDVRVLVEGGPVGGVSKRQARLLDGLAAEGIDVRVVDGERARYSYHHAKYAVVDDSALVLTENWKPGGTGGRDSRGWGVRVDDAETADELAAVFETDAGWRDAKRWSEYRRSATFVAPEPASDSYASEFDPRSVRAERVRLFTAPGNAEDAVVAELAEAEESIDVLQPSVGGPRQPFVRATTRAAERGVRVRLLLSGAWYVEEENRVVADRLNEWADSSDAPLSVRLADPRGRYGKVHAKGVVVDGETALVGSLNWNNHSARENREVVVALDGEEAAGYYAEVFAADWRVSGDGESRPFPVGVGVAVVAAAALAVVVGAREIEFE, via the coding sequence GTGTCCCGTCGCCTCGCGGCCGTCTGCTGTCTGCTCGCCGTCTGTGCGGGAGTGGCGTCGCCAGCCCTCGCCGCGTCGACGCCCGACGCTCCGACGAACGGGTCTACGGCGACGAACGGCTCTGTGGCGCCGAACGGTCTTACGACGCCGAATGGTTCTACGGTGACGAACGGCTCCGCGCCGTCGAGCGACCCCTCCGGCCGCATCGTCGAACTCTACCCGAACCCCGTCCGCGACGGCGACGTCGGCGAGTTCGTCGTCGTCGAAACCGCGGGCGGAGAGAACTGGACGCTCTCCGACGGGGAGTCGACCGTCGCGGTCCCTTCGTCGCGCCGCGTCGCGCTCACGTCCGACCCGGAAGCCGCGCGGAATCTGACCGACGCGCCGGTCGTCGAAAGTGCGCTCTTACTGTCGAACGGTGGCGAGCGTCTCGTCCTCAGCCGCGACGGCCACGTCGTCGACGTGGTCGGCTACGACAGCGCGCCGAGCGGCGAGCGGTGGCTTCGCGACGCGGACCCCCACTGGCGACCGCGCGGCTTCGAACCTCGGTCGGTCCCCGAGACTGGGGCGGCCGACGCGACGACGTTCGTCCTCCCCGACGCTCCGCGGGTGCCCCTCGAAACGCTGCGCGACGCCGACGACAGGCTCCTGCTCGCGGGCTACACGTTCACCTCCGAACGCGCAGCGGCGGCGCTTCGCCGAGCGAACGACCGCGGCGTCGACGTTCGCGTCCTCGTGGAGGGCGGGCCGGTCGGCGGCGTCTCGAAGCGTCAGGCCCGCCTGCTCGACGGCCTCGCGGCCGAAGGTATCGACGTGCGCGTCGTCGACGGCGAACGCGCCCGCTACAGCTACCACCACGCCAAGTACGCCGTCGTCGACGACTCGGCGCTCGTGCTCACCGAAAACTGGAAACCCGGCGGCACAGGCGGCCGCGACAGCCGCGGGTGGGGCGTCCGCGTCGACGACGCCGAGACGGCCGACGAACTCGCAGCGGTGTTCGAGACGGACGCCGGCTGGCGCGACGCGAAACGGTGGTCCGAGTACCGCCGCAGCGCGACGTTCGTCGCCCCCGAGCCCGCGAGCGACTCGTACGCGAGCGAGTTCGACCCCCGTTCCGTCCGTGCCGAACGCGTGCGTCTGTTCACCGCCCCCGGGAACGCCGAAGATGCCGTCGTCGCCGAACTCGCCGAGGCCGAGGAGTCCATCGACGTGCTCCAACCGTCGGTCGGCGGTCCTCGTCAGCCGTTCGTCCGGGCGACGACGCGGGCCGCCGAGCGCGGCGTCAGAGTCCGTCTCCTCCTCTCCGGCGCGTGGTACGTCGAGGAGGAAAACCGCGTTGTCGCCGACCGACTGAACGAGTGGGCCGACAGCAGCGACGCGCCGCTCTCGGTTCGTCTCGCCGACCCGCGGGGACGGTACGGGAAGGTGCACGCGAAAGGCGTCGTCGTCGACGGCGAGACGGCGCTCGTCGGGAGTCTCAACTGGAACAACCACTCCGCGCGGGAGAACCGAGAGGTCGTCGTCGCCCTCGACGGCGAGGAGGCGGCGGGGTACTACGCGGAGGTGTTCGCGGCGGACTGGCGGGTCAGCGGCGACGGCGAGAGCCGACCGTTCCCCGTCGGCGTCGGCGTCGCAGTCGTCGCCGCGGCGGCGCTGGCCGTGGTCGTGGGGGCGAGAGAAATCGAGTTCGAGTAG
- a CDS encoding DUF7111 family protein, protein MSEASAGDVEARYYETEGERIVQFARDGRTAAIAQNVDGYAMLKVRPTADGDELERYYGFDMALDHAAELLGVSPHDLPVPDDAGDMGM, encoded by the coding sequence ATGAGCGAAGCCAGCGCCGGCGACGTGGAGGCGCGCTACTACGAGACCGAGGGCGAGCGCATCGTACAGTTCGCGCGCGATGGACGGACCGCCGCCATCGCCCAGAACGTCGACGGCTACGCGATGCTGAAAGTTCGGCCGACCGCCGACGGCGACGAACTGGAGCGCTACTACGGCTTCGACATGGCGCTTGACCACGCCGCCGAACTGCTCGGCGTCTCGCCGCACGACCTCCCGGTGCCCGACGACGCCGGCGACATGGGGATGTAG
- a CDS encoding NADH:flavin oxidoreductase/NADH oxidase, producing MTDSLFSSLTLRGTEIPNRVMVSPMCQYSSPDGVATDWHRVHLGSRAVGGAGIVMTEATAVSPEGRISPDDLGIWTQEQADALAPIASFIRSQGSHPAIQLAHAGRKASTHRPWDGGGPVSPDERGWEVYGPTDEPWPREESYPKTHALDADDIEVVVDRFAEAAKRAHLAGFEIAEVHAAHGYLLHEFLSPVTNTREDDYGGSFENRTRLVREVTSAVRTVWPDDKPVFVRISATDWLPDRESWDLEQSVRLAPLLREAGADLVDVSSGGIHPDQQITNTGAGYQVRFAESIREETEMPVGAVGKITEAEQADQLIRNERADLAIVGREHLRDPYFTLHAAEKLGVDVDWPVQYRRA from the coding sequence ATGACGGATTCACTGTTCAGTTCCCTGACCCTCCGCGGAACGGAGATCCCGAACCGCGTGATGGTTTCGCCGATGTGTCAGTACTCCTCGCCCGACGGCGTCGCCACCGACTGGCATCGAGTCCACCTCGGGAGTCGAGCGGTCGGCGGGGCCGGTATCGTGATGACCGAAGCGACGGCCGTCTCGCCCGAGGGACGCATCTCGCCGGACGACCTCGGTATCTGGACGCAGGAACAGGCGGACGCGCTCGCGCCCATCGCGTCGTTCATCCGTTCGCAGGGGAGTCACCCCGCGATTCAGTTAGCCCACGCCGGGCGGAAGGCGAGCACCCATCGTCCGTGGGACGGCGGCGGTCCCGTCTCGCCCGACGAGCGCGGCTGGGAAGTGTACGGGCCGACCGACGAACCCTGGCCGCGCGAGGAGTCGTATCCGAAGACGCACGCGCTTGACGCCGACGACATCGAGGTCGTCGTCGACCGATTCGCCGAAGCCGCCAAGCGCGCGCACCTCGCCGGCTTCGAGATAGCCGAGGTCCACGCCGCCCACGGCTACCTCCTCCACGAGTTCCTCTCGCCGGTCACCAACACGCGCGAGGACGACTACGGGGGCAGTTTCGAGAACCGCACGCGGCTCGTCCGCGAGGTCACCTCGGCGGTCCGGACCGTCTGGCCCGACGACAAACCGGTGTTCGTTCGAATCTCGGCGACCGACTGGTTGCCGGACCGCGAGTCGTGGGACCTCGAACAGTCGGTTCGCCTCGCGCCGCTGCTCCGGGAGGCGGGTGCGGACCTCGTCGACGTGAGTTCAGGCGGTATCCACCCCGACCAGCAGATCACGAACACGGGTGCGGGCTATCAGGTCCGGTTCGCCGAGTCCATCCGCGAGGAGACCGAGATGCCCGTCGGCGCGGTGGGGAAGATAACCGAGGCCGAGCAGGCCGACCAACTGATTCGAAACGAGCGCGCCGACCTCGCTATCGTCGGTCGAGAGCACCTCCGCGACCCGTACTTCACGCTGCACGCAGCCGAAAAACTCGGCGTCGACGTCGACTGGCCCGTGCAGTACCGGCGCGCCTAG
- a CDS encoding cupredoxin domain-containing protein, whose protein sequence is MNRRAFLAAAGATGLTALAGCNGVSGQGDDYDVGMTATAFDPPEVTISVGEEVVWQNTSTRDHTVTAYENSIPEEAEYFATGGFENEQAARDGWRDLEGALNNGDTFAHTFEVPGRYEYVCIPHETGGMVGTVVVEEGSESGNESQSGDGS, encoded by the coding sequence ATGAATCGACGCGCGTTTCTCGCCGCGGCTGGGGCGACCGGACTCACGGCGCTCGCGGGCTGTAACGGCGTGAGCGGACAGGGGGACGACTACGACGTCGGGATGACGGCGACGGCGTTCGACCCGCCGGAAGTCACTATCTCCGTCGGTGAGGAGGTCGTCTGGCAGAACACGAGCACCCGGGACCACACGGTCACCGCCTACGAGAACTCCATCCCCGAGGAGGCCGAATACTTCGCCACCGGCGGCTTCGAGAACGAACAGGCCGCCCGCGACGGCTGGCGCGACCTCGAAGGCGCGCTCAACAACGGCGACACGTTCGCGCACACCTTCGAGGTGCCCGGCCGGTACGAGTACGTCTGCATCCCCCACGAGACCGGCGGGATGGTCGGCACGGTCGTCGTCGAGGAGGGCTCGGAGTCGGGCAACGAGTCGCAGTCGGGCGACGGCTCGTAG
- a CDS encoding protein sorting system archaetidylserine synthase (This PssA-like phosphatidyltransferase, along with a PssD-like decarboxylase, is required in Haloarchaea for the archaeosortase ArtA to replace the PGF-CTERM sorting signal with a C-terminal lipid anchor.) translates to MHSRFVVGRLGIADVVTVGNAGLGFLAVAAANVYPGLAARLILLAAIADGLDGVLARRYGGTDAGPYLDSLADVASFGVAPAMVVVAAVRAAWGFDSLRVAVSLAVAALFVALAVTRLGMYTAYDADSDQTRGVPTTLAATILAAGVLVGFTDPFPLVGLTALLAVLMVTTVPYPDLHTQDALVMGVVQALAILFPHRVGGGFAFGLLFLALAYLFLAPRFYWGR, encoded by the coding sequence ATGCACTCCCGGTTCGTCGTCGGTCGGTTGGGCATCGCCGACGTTGTCACCGTCGGCAACGCCGGACTGGGGTTTCTCGCCGTCGCCGCCGCCAACGTCTACCCGGGTCTCGCGGCGAGACTCATCCTCCTGGCCGCCATCGCCGACGGACTCGACGGCGTCCTCGCCCGGCGCTACGGCGGCACCGACGCCGGGCCGTACCTCGACTCGTTGGCGGACGTGGCGTCGTTCGGCGTCGCTCCGGCGATGGTCGTCGTGGCCGCGGTCCGCGCCGCCTGGGGGTTCGACTCGCTTCGCGTCGCCGTCTCCCTCGCCGTCGCGGCGCTGTTCGTCGCGCTGGCGGTCACGCGCCTCGGGATGTACACCGCCTACGACGCCGACTCCGACCAGACCCGCGGCGTCCCGACGACGCTCGCGGCGACGATTCTCGCCGCGGGCGTCCTCGTCGGTTTCACCGACCCGTTCCCGCTCGTCGGACTGACCGCGCTGCTCGCCGTGTTGATGGTGACGACGGTTCCGTACCCCGACTTGCACACCCAGGACGCGCTCGTGATGGGCGTCGTGCAGGCGCTGGCGATTCTGTTCCCCCACCGAGTCGGCGGCGGGTTCGCCTTCGGACTCCTCTTTTTGGCGCTGGCGTACCTGTTCCTCGCGCCGCGTTTCTACTGGGGTCGGTGA
- a CDS encoding DUF7548 family protein gives MRTADAVATAGTVASLVLLVAVAVPYLVVTNPEAPLSAYYAAGSVGANSVGFLAAIAAVVFLSGPRGNAEPDLVAGVAVVLGLAMLVLSLLWATAIDQTLLFSFPPEAAWIQNHRWVVVALSAVVAVVAGVYAREVV, from the coding sequence ATGCGCACAGCAGACGCCGTCGCCACCGCCGGCACCGTCGCCAGTCTCGTGCTTCTCGTCGCCGTCGCGGTCCCGTACCTCGTCGTCACTAACCCGGAGGCGCCGCTGTCGGCGTACTACGCCGCCGGTTCCGTCGGCGCGAACAGCGTCGGCTTCCTCGCGGCCATCGCCGCCGTCGTCTTCCTCTCGGGGCCGCGCGGCAACGCCGAACCGGACCTCGTCGCGGGCGTCGCCGTCGTTCTCGGACTCGCGATGCTGGTGTTGTCGCTTCTGTGGGCGACAGCTATCGACCAGACGCTGCTGTTCAGTTTCCCGCCGGAGGCCGCGTGGATACAGAACCACCGCTGGGTCGTCGTCGCGCTCTCGGCCGTCGTCGCCGTCGTCGCCGGCGTGTACGCCCGCGAAGTAGTCTGA